The following coding sequences lie in one Candidatus Methylomirabilis lanthanidiphila genomic window:
- a CDS encoding molybdenum cofactor biosynthesis protein MoaB yields MGVHDHHAEAKKVGPVRYARLSITDSRKSEDDHSGRLIESLLNEAGHSQVASMILKNDPKGLREVIKKLCEEEVDLIVLTGGTGLSKRDQTIEAISSLLDKTLPGFGELFRSLSFQEVGSAALMSRALCGTAKGKVIVCLPGSEHAVRLAMTKLLIPEVQHLVWQAAR; encoded by the coding sequence ATGGGCGTTCACGATCATCACGCAGAGGCGAAGAAGGTTGGGCCGGTCCGGTACGCGCGGCTCAGCATTACCGATAGTCGCAAGTCGGAAGACGATCACTCGGGTCGGCTCATTGAATCGCTTTTAAATGAAGCGGGTCATAGCCAGGTCGCCTCCATGATTCTAAAGAACGATCCCAAAGGCTTGCGGGAGGTTATTAAGAAGCTGTGTGAAGAGGAGGTTGATCTGATCGTCCTGACCGGGGGGACCGGGCTCAGCAAACGGGATCAGACGATTGAAGCGATCAGTTCCTTGCTGGACAAGACGCTGCCCGGGTTTGGTGAACTGTTTCGGAGCCTGAGCTTCCAGGAAGTCGGAAGCGCCGCCCTGATGAGCCGTGCTCTCTGCGGGACGGCGAAGGGAAAGGTGATCGTGTGTTTGCCGGGTTCGGAACACGCCGTCCGTCTCGCCATGACGAAACTCCTGATACCGGAGGTACAGCACCTCGTCTGGCAGGCGGCTCGGTAA
- a CDS encoding ubiquitin — translation MAEQERKQKRETGDRPPEAAEPNPETVKKGKKLKGDLDKLMDEIDEVLEENAEEFVKSYVQRGGE, via the coding sequence ATGGCGGAACAGGAGCGGAAGCAAAAGCGCGAGACTGGCGATAGGCCACCTGAGGCGGCTGAGCCGAATCCCGAGACAGTCAAAAAAGGGAAGAAGCTGAAGGGGGACCTCGACAAACTGATGGATGAGATCGACGAGGTCCTCGAGGAAAACGCCGAGGAGTTCGTCAAGAGCTACGTTCAGCGCGGCGGCGAATAA
- a CDS encoding Zinc ribbon domain protein — protein MPIYEYLCSNCGQVFEKLVLSRDALVECPHCPGAAVEKQFSAFSFKGEQGGVGSGTTSGGGGGCAPGG, from the coding sequence ATGCCTATCTATGAATATCTCTGTTCGAATTGCGGCCAGGTATTTGAAAAACTCGTTCTGAGCCGCGACGCGTTAGTAGAATGCCCGCACTGCCCGGGGGCGGCTGTGGAAAAGCAGTTTTCCGCTTTCAGCTTCAAAGGGGAGCAGGGAGGCGTCGGTTCCGGCACAACAAGTGGCGGAGGCGGGGGTTGCGCGCCTGGCGGGTGA
- a CDS encoding aldehyde:ferredoxin oxidoreductase: MRHERYGTVLLVDLSSGRTTTRFLGSDVTRRYLGGSGLGVRLLMELCDPTIHPLDPQNPLIFAPGLLTGTLVPGATKTSVVAKSPLTGIFGESSVGGSWGAEYRFTGFDALVVIGTAHEPVYLWICDNHVQIRPAGHVWGKDTFETNATILAETDPEAKVGCIGPAGEALSSIASIMFEGEMARAAGRTGMGAVMGSKRLKAVAVRGSCGVPVAEPRQLLEWAAPEYGHLTAKFGLFTQYGTSASIEVHEERGAVGIKNFSSGDFKAQAARISGPAVRPRYANKPASCIGCPVHCWVTLASGASFSRGPEYETVGSFGSMLLNDDPDSIIRANEMANRLGLDTLSLGNTIAFGIEAFERGLIDRTLTGGLDLKWGDPQTLLTLIELVGRREGIGRLLADGSRAAARTLGKDALALTVEVKGLEVPMHDPRAFWSSALNYACASRGACHLEAVAFAVESGVPIPEFGYNSRLSPYSPDGKAVLVCQMHDLMAVYNATGMCKFFLRAIGGPVWLAKAVNMATGWGLSWRELMTIGDRIFTLKRLFNVRAGVTRADDTLPERIATLDRNARHRAVPVEAFEQMRTEYYDLRGWDQQGRPIDQRLADLGLIEQETLFVD; the protein is encoded by the coding sequence ATGCGACATGAGCGGTACGGAACCGTTTTATTGGTAGATCTGAGCTCAGGGAGAACCACAACCCGTTTTCTTGGGTCTGATGTCACGAGACGTTATCTCGGCGGGAGCGGTCTTGGGGTCAGGCTCTTGATGGAGCTGTGTGATCCCACGATCCATCCCCTCGACCCGCAGAACCCTCTGATTTTTGCCCCGGGCCTTTTGACCGGGACACTGGTACCTGGCGCGACCAAGACCTCAGTCGTCGCGAAATCGCCCCTCACCGGGATCTTCGGCGAGTCATCCGTCGGTGGATCGTGGGGGGCTGAGTACCGCTTTACCGGGTTCGATGCCCTCGTGGTAATCGGCACCGCTCACGAGCCGGTGTATCTCTGGATCTGTGACAACCACGTCCAGATCCGACCGGCCGGACACGTGTGGGGTAAGGATACCTTTGAGACCAACGCAACCATCCTGGCTGAGACCGATCCGGAGGCAAAGGTCGGATGCATCGGGCCGGCCGGCGAGGCCCTGTCCAGTATCGCGAGCATCATGTTCGAAGGAGAAATGGCGCGCGCCGCCGGACGGACCGGCATGGGCGCCGTGATGGGCAGCAAGCGTTTGAAGGCCGTTGCCGTAAGGGGCTCCTGTGGGGTACCGGTCGCCGAGCCGCGACAGCTCCTGGAATGGGCGGCTCCGGAATATGGGCATCTCACGGCCAAGTTCGGCCTCTTTACTCAATACGGCACGTCGGCCTCAATCGAGGTCCATGAGGAACGTGGCGCAGTAGGGATCAAGAACTTCTCCTCCGGCGATTTCAAGGCGCAGGCGGCTCGCATCAGCGGTCCAGCCGTCCGGCCACGCTACGCCAATAAACCTGCCTCATGTATCGGCTGCCCGGTCCACTGCTGGGTCACGCTCGCATCTGGTGCCTCGTTCAGCCGCGGGCCGGAGTATGAGACGGTCGGTTCATTCGGCTCCATGCTGCTGAATGACGATCCCGACTCGATTATCAGGGCCAACGAAATGGCCAACCGCCTCGGCCTGGATACCCTTTCGCTCGGCAACACCATCGCGTTCGGCATTGAGGCATTCGAGCGAGGCCTGATCGACCGGACGTTGACGGGCGGTCTCGACCTGAAGTGGGGAGATCCGCAGACACTCCTGACTCTCATCGAGCTGGTGGGTCGGCGGGAAGGGATCGGCCGCCTACTGGCCGATGGCTCACGAGCGGCGGCCAGGACACTCGGTAAGGATGCCCTCGCGCTGACCGTTGAGGTCAAGGGGTTGGAGGTGCCGATGCACGATCCAAGGGCCTTTTGGTCGAGCGCGCTCAACTATGCCTGCGCCAGCCGCGGCGCCTGCCACCTGGAGGCGGTCGCCTTTGCCGTAGAAAGCGGGGTCCCGATCCCGGAGTTTGGGTACAATAGCCGATTGAGCCCCTACTCTCCCGACGGAAAGGCCGTGCTGGTCTGTCAGATGCACGACCTGATGGCCGTCTACAATGCTACGGGGATGTGCAAGTTCTTTCTCCGGGCGATCGGCGGGCCGGTCTGGCTGGCAAAGGCGGTCAACATGGCGACCGGCTGGGGGCTGTCGTGGCGGGAGTTGATGACGATCGGCGACCGGATATTCACGCTGAAGCGTCTCTTTAATGTGAGGGCCGGCGTAACCCGAGCCGACGACACACTCCCGGAAAGGATTGCGACACTCGACCGGAACGCCCGACACCGGGCCGTACCCGTCGAGGCATTCGAACAGATGCGCACGGAATACTACGACCTCCGCGGCTGGGATCAGCAGGGCCGTCCAATCGACCAACGACTGGCCGATTTGGGCCTCATAGAACAGGAGACACTCTTCGTTGACTGA
- a CDS encoding carbon-nitrogen hydrolase — MGIDDSILTMAGIQVGGGSDPRANLERAIGLGKIAAQRGAKIICFSECFAWSWFPREIDSLHFTTAEPVPGPLSEAIAEFAREHQVVVVAPIFERGIDAAYYNTALVFDADGSLLGRYRKNHLPQLPNYQERFYFQPGNQGFPVFRTRYAAIGIQISWDNFFPEGSRLLALQGAEVICAPTSASIVASHAKWERALVGSAVYNGVFVFRVNRVAGGGEVPFYGKSFCVDPNGDFVVEPSGADEGIVLAEIDLRWVKTVRGIWPFLEDRRPEIYAGLV; from the coding sequence ATGGGAATCGACGACAGCATACTGACGATGGCGGGCATCCAGGTGGGTGGCGGGTCTGATCCTCGCGCCAACCTGGAGCGAGCCATAGGACTGGGGAAAATCGCCGCTCAGCGGGGGGCGAAGATCATCTGTTTTTCTGAGTGCTTTGCCTGGTCCTGGTTCCCTCGTGAGATTGACTCGTTACATTTTACGACTGCTGAGCCGGTGCCGGGACCGCTTAGCGAGGCGATCGCGGAATTTGCACGAGAACACCAGGTGGTTGTCGTGGCGCCGATCTTCGAGCGCGGGATCGACGCGGCCTATTATAATACGGCTCTGGTATTTGATGCTGACGGGAGTCTGCTCGGTCGATACCGCAAGAATCATCTCCCGCAACTTCCGAACTATCAGGAGCGATTCTACTTTCAACCTGGGAATCAGGGATTCCCCGTATTCCGCACCCGATACGCTGCGATCGGTATCCAGATCTCATGGGATAATTTCTTTCCTGAAGGATCGCGCCTGCTCGCGCTCCAGGGCGCTGAAGTGATCTGTGCGCCGACCTCCGCCTCGATTGTCGCGTCACACGCCAAATGGGAGCGGGCGCTTGTGGGGAGCGCGGTCTACAACGGGGTCTTTGTCTTTCGGGTCAATCGTGTGGCGGGAGGCGGCGAGGTACCGTTCTATGGCAAGAGCTTTTGCGTCGACCCCAACGGCGACTTTGTGGTAGAGCCGAGTGGCGCCGACGAGGGGATCGTTCTGGCGGAGATCGACCTGCGGTGGGTCAAGACCGTCAGGGGAATCTGGCCGTTCCTCGAGGACCGTCGGCCGGAGATTTATGCAGGGCTGGTATAG